One stretch of Streptomyces sp. A2-16 DNA includes these proteins:
- a CDS encoding ketoacyl-ACP synthase III, with product MGIFGKPLERSWGVGIRAVGGYLPEKSVSNTDLEEILLTRDDWIRANIGVETRRMAADDERTSDLGAAALKDACARAGIDPAEVDLVICGTYTPDNMAPPAAMLVIDKAGAHGATGFDINSGACPGGVFALDVGAKYLASGEYRRVAVVLADVNTRTMDWKDPGPAVIFGDGAACYLLERCRPERGLGPTLLHSDPTRYQSVWVAREKRALRDGTPLTSGFGDNFAQLSGRDVHDFAVGEVPVLIKELLARADRRADAIDLFALHQANLYIVRGIMAALGVPEDRTVTNIEKYGNTSGASVPLVLREAQDLGRLAPGDEVVLAAFGSGLSVGVALLRWCGAEDFETVATS from the coding sequence ATGGGCATATTCGGAAAACCGCTTGAGCGGTCCTGGGGAGTGGGGATCCGGGCGGTCGGCGGATATCTCCCCGAGAAGTCGGTCAGCAATACCGACCTGGAGGAGATCCTCCTCACCCGGGACGACTGGATCAGGGCGAACATCGGTGTCGAGACCCGCCGGATGGCCGCCGACGACGAGCGCACCTCCGACCTCGGGGCCGCCGCCCTCAAGGACGCCTGCGCCCGCGCGGGCATCGACCCCGCCGAGGTCGACCTCGTCATCTGCGGCACCTACACCCCCGACAACATGGCACCGCCCGCCGCGATGCTGGTGATCGACAAGGCGGGCGCGCACGGCGCCACCGGGTTCGACATCAACAGCGGTGCCTGCCCCGGCGGGGTGTTCGCCCTGGACGTCGGTGCCAAGTACCTCGCCTCCGGCGAGTACCGGCGTGTCGCCGTGGTCCTCGCCGACGTCAACACCCGGACCATGGACTGGAAGGACCCCGGCCCGGCCGTCATCTTCGGCGACGGAGCCGCCTGCTACCTGCTGGAGCGCTGCCGCCCCGAACGGGGCCTCGGCCCCACCCTGCTGCACAGCGACCCGACCCGCTACCAGTCGGTCTGGGTGGCCCGCGAGAAGCGCGCCCTGCGCGACGGCACTCCGCTGACCAGCGGCTTCGGCGACAACTTCGCCCAGCTGTCGGGCCGCGACGTGCACGACTTCGCGGTCGGTGAAGTCCCCGTTCTCATCAAGGAGTTGCTCGCCCGGGCCGACCGCAGGGCCGACGCCATCGACCTGTTCGCGCTGCACCAGGCGAACCTCTACATCGTCCGCGGCATCATGGCCGCCCTCGGCGTCCCCGAGGACCGCACCGTCACCAACATCGAGAAGTACGGCAACACCTCGGGAGCCAGCGTGCCCCTGGTGCTGCGCGAGGCCCAGGACCTCGGCAGGCTCGCACCGGGCGACGAGGTCGTGCTCGCCGCGTTCGGCTCCGGCCTGAGCGTCGGGGTCGCGCTGCTGCGCTGGTGCGGCGCCGAGGACTTCGAGACGGTGGCGACCTCGTGA
- a CDS encoding beta-ketoacyl-ACP synthase III has protein sequence MPPPTRSAFRGAPTGLLGLGTYLPSRKITNEEIAERIDSSDEWIRSRSGIRVRYWAEPSETVEYMAATAAERALEHAGIDAREVGCVIVSTVSHLHQFPSLAAGVAHRIGAGAPGAFDISAGCAGFCYGLSLASDMITAGSARHVLVIAVERLSELLDPTDRHTAFLFGDGAGAAVVGPSDEPGVGPVVWGSDGSQKDTIRQTHSWAALRETPGPGRPYITMDGREVFRWAAYQLGPIAEEALARAGVSAADLDAFVPHQANARITDELVKGLGLPAEVAVARSVEIHGNTSAVSVPLAIEELLAGGDATPGGLALLLSFGTGLVWAGQVVRLPPAPSGPPRPAATAPTTDTTPTAPTKETRS, from the coding sequence CTGCCCCCGCCCACCCGTTCCGCCTTCCGCGGCGCCCCGACCGGCCTGCTCGGACTCGGCACCTACCTGCCCTCGCGCAAGATCACCAACGAGGAGATCGCCGAGCGGATCGACAGCTCCGACGAGTGGATCCGCAGCCGCTCCGGCATCCGCGTCCGCTACTGGGCCGAACCGTCCGAGACGGTCGAGTACATGGCCGCCACCGCAGCCGAACGGGCCCTGGAACACGCCGGGATCGACGCCCGCGAGGTCGGATGCGTGATCGTGTCGACCGTCTCCCACCTGCACCAGTTCCCCTCCCTCGCGGCCGGGGTCGCCCACCGCATCGGGGCTGGCGCACCCGGGGCCTTCGACATCTCCGCCGGCTGCGCGGGCTTCTGCTACGGGCTGTCCCTCGCGTCCGACATGATCACCGCGGGCAGCGCCCGCCACGTCCTGGTCATCGCCGTCGAACGGCTCTCCGAACTCCTCGACCCCACCGACCGCCACACCGCGTTCCTGTTCGGCGACGGGGCGGGCGCCGCCGTCGTCGGACCGAGCGACGAGCCCGGCGTGGGGCCCGTGGTGTGGGGTTCCGACGGCTCCCAGAAGGACACCATCCGGCAGACGCACTCCTGGGCCGCGCTGCGCGAGACACCTGGACCGGGCCGGCCGTACATCACCATGGACGGTCGCGAGGTCTTCCGGTGGGCCGCCTACCAACTCGGCCCGATCGCCGAAGAGGCCCTGGCACGGGCCGGGGTGAGCGCCGCCGACCTCGACGCCTTCGTCCCGCACCAGGCCAACGCCCGGATCACCGATGAACTGGTCAAGGGCCTCGGCCTGCCCGCCGAAGTCGCCGTGGCCCGCAGCGTCGAGATCCACGGCAACACCTCCGCGGTGTCCGTCCCGCTCGCCATCGAGGAACTGCTCGCCGGCGGCGACGCCACGCCAGGCGGCCTCGCGCTGCTGCTGTCCTTCGGCACCGGCCTCGTCTGGGCCGGCCAGGTCGTACGGCTGCCCCCGGCACCCTCCGGGCCGCCCCGGCCGGCCGCCACCGCACCCACCACCGACACCACCCCCACCGCACCCACGAAGGAGACCCGATCATGA
- a CDS encoding acyl carrier protein — translation MTAVQSDTLQTLKEILDEVAGVPAEDVTPDSSFTEDLALDSLTVVSLFVLVQRRFGTEVPNEVFDQLTTVGKAVAYLERGEIPA, via the coding sequence ATGACCGCAGTGCAGAGCGACACCCTCCAGACCCTCAAGGAGATCCTCGACGAGGTCGCCGGAGTACCGGCCGAGGACGTCACACCCGACAGCTCCTTCACCGAGGACCTCGCCCTGGACTCGCTGACCGTCGTGTCGCTGTTCGTCCTGGTCCAGCGCCGCTTCGGCACCGAGGTACCCAACGAGGTCTTCGACCAGCTCACCACCGTCGGCAAGGCGGTCGCCTACCTCGAACGCGGAGAGATCCCGGCCTGA